The genomic region ACTTAAGGTTGGGTCGTATTGATAACTTATtgtcgctaccccccccccccccctccccaatagctatgacctgacactttttGAAAAACAGACTTTTTCACTCTCTACTCCCTTCCTACAAATCGCCATTTTGACCCTTGGTCGTTAAACGAAGAGACCTGCTCTAATATCATGTGAAACCTGCAATAGTACCATGAAACATATAATATCGGAATGCCACAACTATAGGAATACAGGGTCAAATACGCAACATGTGACGACAATCGGATTAAATTACTTGAAAAATCATAAAATAGAATTGATGTGAATCGATTGATTTTTTAGAGGAATCCAGTATATACCATTATaaagttttaatttttttctttcaaaggaACCCAAAACAATTCTCAGGGAACAGTTTTGAAGTTGTAATAACATCTGTGCTAAAAGCGCTAAATAAACATTAGGTTCTTGCGCTTTTCAAAATCCACAAAACAAATCAATAACAACTATTGTCCATACCAGATGGACATATAACAACAATGTATAAGTACAAATTAAATAAGAACAACTTCAGGAAAGGCCTATGTCTGGCAAAGACCAATCCAAGAACAACCACTACTATTGTGCCAAATTTATGGCGAGGGTTGTATTCTAATATTTTGAACACGTCCAGTAGCACTATTCATGTACAGCTCATCTCTTTAGTGTCATTAAAGACCATAAATGTACTATTAATCTAGAACTCACTTTGCCGTATATGAAAGTAACAATTGCTTGTGGAGAAAAGTTCACTTAGAATACCATGATTTTATGATCTCTGTGTAAGTCCAGctcctgtggtgttgtgtgagcatTAGGTGTATCATGGATTGTGGTGATCACTGGTAGCTTGTGTTCAGGATGGTCAGGGCTGTTACCGATACTGTCGGTTTTCTGTTGATTTACATAATCGGCTGAATTATCTGGTAGTGTTACGGTAAACGGGTTTTTTAGAGATGTCTGTTGATGATTGTCTTATGCGACGACTGGATAACCTGTGCTGATCCTAGAAACCGTCGTAATCTTGGTAAACAACTTGGGCCTCGTAACCTTGACCTCTGTCGGTGAAGGTGACAACCTGGAGGCGTCCGTCAGGCAGCAGAACGCGGTATTCTCCCTGAGCCACATTACCGTCTGATCGTTCCTCATGGCGGTACAAGGAGCCGCTCGTACCGTCCTGTACAGACCACACGAATTCGTATGGCATACCCTCCATCTGCGACTGCGCCTGAGGCAAAGAAAGGCAATTACTGTATATCACCATGTTGTGTGATACTTTCTGTATTGGTTGATAAGAAGCCGTGAAGACTGACAGACTGTCAGAAATAGAGCTAACTATATGTAACAACTGTATCTAAAATCTTAAGGTAAATGGAAGTGTTTTAATGCTAGCCATAAATATATGTTTCAGAAACTTTTTAACATTACCATTGTGTGATATCAACGTAAAGTAACGTAGTGTAACTTGCAATTGTATGATATTTAAGTAATGTACTCTAATATTGTGTAATAATGCTAATTACTTATGGTATTACCAaagtattttaaaaaaaatttagtaCTGTAAGCCCTTGTAGTATTAGAATATACTTGGAACAGTACCGTACAATAATATGGGCTGTAACTGATATTGTCAGAAAGCAGCTGCAAGGTGGAATTAGATTTTTTGTTCAAAATAAGGATTACTCCTCAAACTATATGCAATTACTAGTCCGTCACTTTTTATcattaaattattattttttgcaATGATGATTAGTGTTTGTAATGTTAGTTTAATGCTTAAAGATGTTGAATGAGAAAAGATGGGAATAACGTAAAAGGTGAAAGGTAAAAAATCTATTACCTGAAAGCAGCCTTTGGCTGCTTGCAAGACTAGTTTTGCAAACGACGACCATAAAGATCATTTATTTAGATTTAAAATATTGGGCATATATCGATTGGTAGGGGTTATATGTGGTTGTAGTAATTACTGACGTGTTTCACGCACTAAAATTTTGATTACACAATTTTACCagtcttcataactttcatcccTACTGCCTTACTTaatgtagagagaaaaaaagcttCCAATCCCGTTCTACGACTGTGATTCTTATTTCAAACATTTTATTCATGACCACTACAAAACATGATCATAATGTATCCAAAACTGTTAGGTCTGGGTACCTAAGTTATGTACTGTTTAACCAAAATGTAATTCATTGTTAGCAAAAATGTTTACAAATCATACTCACAGAAGTGGGAGGAGAAGCAGGGGCACCAACAGTGTCAGGGAGGAGATCAGCACGGAGTGACTGTCCCATTATCTCCGGTAGTTCAGCTACCGCTGAGTCACGTCCCTGCTGACGAGGTGTCTTGTACAGCTGGTTGGGGGTGGCACTTGATATGGGtgatgttgagggaggaggtggcacTGCGGCAGGCAGCACAGTAGGTACACTgatgggtgaaggggagggagctggtggacgCACTTGTAGCTTTGCTCCTTTCACTCCTTGCTTTACTTGGTCCGTGGAAGGATTGTTCTGGCCCAGGTCGGCTGTGATCTGGGCCAGTGAGGAGGCCCACAGCGCCACAACACATACTAGTGTCATCAAAAGCTGTAATGGGTGAACCGTACATCGATAATTTGCTCACGAACCGCACAGTAAAGTTAACAGCCTGCACTTACTTCTACACAGGTGATAACAAGCGATATATAGATTGAGTCTGTAATGTGCTTATGGTGTTTAGCAGGCTTTGCCATTACGAGAATACAGTAAAGGTATATATTTTGTGCGTTATACACCACCATTAAGTAGACGTTCCTGTTAAAAGTCGCCAGATTTTACCGACGTTCCCTCCCAACCCCATAGAACTATATATCCTTTTTgacctctttttatttctttgctCGGATTCTTTTATTCAGATTTTGTCATCTATGGTATCTCCTTTATAAAATAGGGTCTTCACGAATAACCCAAAAAGTTCTTCAAATCTTGTTAAATTTTGGGTACAATTAGAATTGATTCCATACAGTGTTAATCACCCAGCCTTATCCAATCGCCTACAAACCTAATCATTCCACAGTATCGCACATCAGCCCTTGGTAAGTTGTCAATCGAAAATGCACAAGTGGTAACCTTCCTAATATATGTAGACTAGATAAACTATAAACTAACTGTTATCAAGGGTAAGCAGCTATTTATTTAAGGATTATAATTAACTGGTTGTATTGCTGGCTTTGAGTAGGAGTCCCATAATTGCTTTGGTTTGCACTGATCACATGGTATATAGTAATGGCAAGATGTGTTCTCATCTTGCACAAAGAATGGGCGGAAATATGAGGTGAAGGATAAGCAAATGATAAATTTCATTAAATTTATATGATCTGTAATCAATAATAATTGCATTTGTGTAATGGTCTAtaaataatgtaaatgttgtatatatactgtaaataGCTTGTAACATTACGTCTGGTAGTTCAGATTTTcactatgaagatatatatatatatatatatatatatatatatatatatatatatatatatatatatatatttttttttttttttttttttttgctttgtgctgtctcccgcgtttgcgaggtagcgcaaggaaacagacgaaagaaatggcccaacccatccccatacacatgtatatacatacgtccacacacgcaaatatacatacctacacagctttccatggtttactccagacgcttcacatgccctgattcaatccactgacagcacgtcaaccccggtataccacatcgatccaattcactctattccttgccctcctttcaccctcctgcatgttcaggccccgatcacacaaaatctttttcactccatctttccacctccaatttggtctcccacttctcctcgttccctccacctcgacacatatatcctcttggtcaatctttcctcactcattctctccatgtgcccaaaccatttcaaaacaccctcttctgctctctcaaccacgctctttttatttccacacatctctcttacccttacgttacttactcgatcaaaccacctcacaccacacattgtcctcaaacatctcaattccagcacatccatcctcctgcgcacaactctatccatagcccacgcctcgcaaccatccaacattgttggaaccactattccttcaaacatacccatttttgctttccgagataatgttctcgacttccacacattcttcaaggctcccaggattttcgccccctcccccaccctatgatccacttccgcttccatggttccatccgctgccagatccactcccagatatctaaaacacttcacttcctccagtttttctccattcaaacttacctcccaattgacttgaccctcaaccctactgtacctaattaccttgctcttattcacatttactcttaactttcttctttcacacactttaccaaactcagtcaccagcttctgcagtttctaacatgaatcagccaccagcgctgtatcatcagcgaacaacaactgactcacttcccaagctctctcatccccaacagacttcatacttgcccctctttccaaaactcttgcattcacctccctaacaaccccatccataaacaaattaaacaaccatggagacatcacacacccctgccgcaaacctacattcactgagaaccaatcactttcctctcttcctacacgtacacatgccttacatcctcgataaaaacttttcactgcttctaacaacttgcctcccacaccatatattcttgataccttccacagagcatctctatcaactctatcatatgccttctccagatccataaatgatacatacaaatccatatgcttttctaagtatttctcacatacattcttcaaagcaaacacctgatccacacatcctctaccacttctgaaaccacactgctcttccccaatctgatgctctgtacatgccttcaccctctcaatcaataccctcccatataatttaccaggaatactcaagaaacttatacctctgtaatttgagcactcactcttatcccctttgcctttgtacaatggcactatgcacgcattcctccaatcctcaggcacctcaccatgagtcatacatacattaaataaccttaccaaccagtcaataatacagtcaccccctttttttaataaattccactgcaataccatccaaacctgctgccttgccggctttcatcttccgcaaagcttttactacctcttctctgtttaccaaatcattttccctaaccctctcactttgcacaccacctcgaccaaaacaccttatatctgccactctatcatcaaacacattcaacaaaccttcaaaatactcactccatctccttctcacatcaccactacttgttatcacctccccatttgcgcccttcactgaagttcccatttgctcccttgtcttacgcactttatttacctccttccagaacatctttttattctccctaaaatgtaatgatactctctcaccccaactctcatttgccctctttttcacctctttcacctttctcttgacctcctgtctctttcttttatacatctcccactcaatttcattttttccccgcaaaaatcgtccaaatgcctctctcttctctttcactaataatcttacttcttcatcctaccactcactaccctttctaatcaacccacctcccactcttctcatgccacaagcatctttatatatatatatatatatatatatatatatatatatatatatatatatatatatatatatatatatatatatatatatatatcccggggatggaggagaaagaatactttccacgtattccctgcgtgtcgtaggcgactaaaaggggagggagcgggggctggaatccttccctctcgttttcaattttccaaaagaagaaacagagaagtttGATAATTCAAAAATTGGATAACGTGAGAATACAGTAGTACCGTAATGTAAGGGTGGtacaaaagtatttttttttttatgttagctgagacggccaTTCCATtaatgcgcatatatatatatatatatatatatatatatatatatatatatatatatatatatatatatatatatatatatatatatatatatatatgcgctggtggctgattcatgtgagaaactgcagaagctggtgaccgagtttggtaaagtgtgtgaaagaagaaagttaagagtaaatgtgaataagagcaaggtaattaggtacagtagggttgagggtcaagtcaattgggaggtaagtttgaatggagaaaaactggaggaagtaaagtgttttagatatctgggagtggatctggcagcggatggaaccatggaagcggaagtggatcatagggtgggggagggggcgaaaatcctgggagccttgaagaatgtgtggaagtcgagaacattatctcggaaagcaaaaatgggtatgtttgaaggaatagtggttccaacagtgttgtatggttgcgaggcgtgggctatggatagagttgtgcgcaggaggatggatgtgctggaaatgagatgtttgaggacaaagtgtggtgtgaggtggtttgatcgagtaagtaacgtaagggtaagagagatgtgtggaaataaaaagagcgtggttgagagagcagaagaggctgttttgaaatggtttgggcacatggagagaatgagtgaggaagacaagtgAGGCGACGCAGGGCCTCGTCCTGGACTGAGCGCCTGAACTCGTATCTGAATACGTTTGTAGATGACGAGAATCAGGAGGGTCGTGAAGGATTGCATCtcttacaagaggatctagacaACGTCCATAGCCAGCTTGAGTCATGGTTCATAAAATTCAGCCTGAATAGATGCGAGATACCGAGGCTGGGACAGTGGATGAAGGCGTCGATATGAATATTTTGTATTAGGAAATATGTTGAAGAAATCTGTCTGTGAAACGGACTTGGAAGTCGACATTGTTCCAGACCTGTCACAAGAGCACTTCCAGAAGATTGTAATGAGAAAAACTGTCAGCCGGAAAATATTAGAATGTTTTTCAGTTCACGGTTGAGGAAACGCTGACAGTTTATACTGGATCAGCACATCAGCCTGACGCGTGCTCCTTGGGCCCCAGTACGTCAGCCTGGCACATAGTGTGGTTCATGGATCCCAGTACGTCAGCTTGAGATTTACTGGGGTCCGTGGGTCCCACTACGTCAACCTGTCATGTATTATGGTACAGGGGTCCCAGTACGTGGACATGACTGTGCAGCCACACTCACTACTCACTGTACAATCAGGATACATTTGTGATCATGTAATCCCCCAGTAGAAAATGGATTACCTGTAAATGAGTTCGACAAATAGAGGCAGCCGTATGTAGGGACACTACACACGGACGTACCTGCTTAAGTTGGTAGTCACACTTAAAACTTACAAACAGTCACAAAGACAAAGATAGCCACGCAGACGCCAGTACCTACAGACTGCTGCATATTGACACGATTCTATACAGAAATAGGAAAATTTAACACAGCCCCATGAAGACAGTTACATACAGAAAACTACACAGGTAGGCACATGTAAGTGAAGAAGGTTACATAAACACATTTATCGTGACTTGTATATAGCTACAGGGACACGCagacatcaacacagacacagtTACACATTTAAGAAATGGAGGACTGCAAATAAAAAACACCGTCCACATACCACACGAATAGTTACACACACAGCTACAGACTCATAGACTCTCAGAGCAACACATCACAGTTGAACATAAACGCAGGTACATAGAGTCACGCCTCAACGAAGAGACAGGAGACGAACCTGTGTGCTCATGGTGTGTTGCAGGACAAAGTTAACAGCAGCAGAGGCAAGACGCTCTATCCTGGACACTTACCCTTATATACCCAAGCTTTCTCTTGGGCCACCCTGGTCAGAGGTAACTGGTGGCTGATCTCTGGGTCACTTTCCTCCCCTGGAGACCCAAAGTGACCATTGCTGACGACAGAGCTATGGCCAAAATGAAAGCTGTCAAGACTGATGGTGGAGCCATGATCCAGGGGCTCCTGGAGGCTGGTGGAGCTATGATCCAGAGCtcagataagttttatccgaggacaCACAAGCGAAAAAGGATATAATCAATCCGTCAAGTTGGTTATCAAGTGTTGGCGAAAGCTACCTCCCGTGGTGTAGCTGGGGTTGTATATCAGTGGTTAGACAATTGTCTGACAGTCCATAAAGAAAAGTAGTAATTAATTGTCAACAAATGTTTGGTTGtagcaagtggagtgccacagggatcagtcttgggatcagatatctttttcatatatgtattctCATGTAAACTATTGATACTGGCAATGGACTACGTTGAAGGTATCAACATTCGCAGACAATAACTAATCTTACAGATAGATACAACAGAAAATATACGTCTGCAGCTTCAGACTGACGTAGACGACCTACTGGACTGAGTTCATAAGTGTCATATTGCGTTTGATGTCGATAAGTGCAAACATTTTCACGTCGGTAAGAAACACGGTAAGGCAAGGTAGAGTATGAGTTCCGTTGAGTTACAAAAGTTAAGGAGGGAAAAGACTTGGGTGTGATCATTtctgatgacctaaagccaagtaaaaaTGGCGAACGTAATTTTTGGATTTACTGGAAGAgtcttcgaatttaagtctatgAAAGTTTTCTCCCTTTACACTTCACTGGTGCGTCTCCACCTTGAATATTGTCTTCAATTATAATGATCCTTCTTAGAAAATTAATTAATGAAGAGAATACAGCGGCGAGGAAAGAAACAGATCTCTGAGAACCAGTTGCATGATATTATTTAGCTGAGACgagaaaaaaagaggtggttTAATACAGGTATTCGAAATTATCAAAGATTTTGATGATCTTAATCTAAGCTATTTTTGGCTAGTTTTATCTAAATACGTTcatagtaataatggatacaaactctcgGGCAAACGTTTGATTTCGGACGAAGTGAAGCACATTTTTGTTCACAGAATTGTTAAGATATATAATGATTTACCGAGGAAAGTAGAAAAAAGTTAGCATTATGAATGGATACGTTGAAGTATAGACTTGATGAATACTTCGGCTCATAATCACGAGTGACATTATTTTTGCTATGGTCCTTGTACAGTAGACCAGTGGTCTTTGTACAATGACCAGTGATCTTTGTACCATGCAGCAGTGGTCCTTGTAGGCTAGTGTTCATGTTCCTTCGGGTAATGGTCCTTTTACCACAGACTATTGTTCTTCGTTCCGTGGTGAAGGTGTCAACATTCCTAACAGTGACGCATTAACGGGCCACTCAGGGTAgaatgcataggttcgaatcctggttgcggcagtcggtcaacagtcaacccagctgttcatccacctttggGGATTTGTGgttaaaatgagtacctggctcccGCCTCCTACAtgtgggtcccgggctcgatcctggctgttggaggatagtATGTTATTATGGTacagcgcgttcatatgcactatctacgtatatgtatatatatatatatatatatatatatatatatatatatatatatatatatatacctccgtgttgtacagttaggttctgtaaaatgctatctgctggttgtgtgagcctatgaACAtaaccagtggagaccccgttgctcactaacgtaagacgaaggatattcgactacatagtactcgaatagtcgaTTATGTATCAGGGTTAAGTATAGCCCCATGGTAGTGCTCCCACCTACTAATcaagggtcccgtgttcgatatatatatatatatatatatatatatatatatatatatatatatatatatatatatatatatatatatatatatatatatatattttttttttttttttttttttttttcatactattcgccatttcccgcgttagcaaggtagcgttaagaacagaggactgggcctctgagggaatatcctcacctggcctcattctctgttccttcttttggaaaattaaaaaaaacgagaggggaggattttcagccccccgctccctccccttttagtcgccttctacgacacgcagggaatacgtgggaagtattctttctcccctatccccagggataatatatatatatatatatatatatatatatatatatatatatttttttttttttttttttttttttttttttgccgctgtctcccgcgtttgcgaggtagcgcaaggaaacagacgaaagaaatggcccaacccacccccatacacatgtatatacatacgtccacacacgcaaatatacatacctacacagctttccacggtttaccccagacgcttcacatgccccgattcaatccactgacagcacgtcaaccccggtataccacatcgctccaattcactctattccttgccctcctttcaccctcctgcatgttcaggccccgatcacacaaaatctttttcactccatctttccacctccaatttggtctccctcttctcc from Panulirus ornatus isolate Po-2019 chromosome 15, ASM3632096v1, whole genome shotgun sequence harbors:
- the LOC139753601 gene encoding uncharacterized protein, whose protein sequence is MTLVCVVALWASSLAQITADLGQNNPSTDQVKQGVKGAKLQVRPPAPSPSPISVPTVLPAAVPPPPSTSPISSATPNQLYKTPRQQGRDSAVAELPEIMGQSLRADLLPDTVGAPASPPTSAQSQMEGMPYEFVWSVQDGTSGSLYRHEERSDGNVAQGEYRVLLPDGRLQVVTFTDRGQGYEAQVVYQDYDGF